The DNA segment ATCATCAGCGACAACTATCCGCTGGTACAATCCTACGACACGCTGGGACCGTTACGCCGCGACGACCACGACCCGATGAACGTGGACCTGCCGGGCAATCCGGGGATGCGGCAAGGCGAGTTCGTGGAAGATCTGGCCTACGTGGCGCGCACGGATTCCAGGGGCCAGACATCGGAGGGGACCGACCTGGAAAGCCTGGCGCTGGGTATCGGCCAGTACATCCACGAGAAGGGCCTGTGGCCCGACTACACGGTGGAGGTGCGCAAGTCGCCTTCGCTCATCTGGCTCACGGACCAGGTTCAGCAGAACAAGCCGATCATCCTGCTTGTGGGCTTCTGGGAGTACCAGTGGGTAACGGATTACGAGGGCCATGGTTCGTGGCAGTGGCGACGCCTGGGTGGGCACTACGTGTCCGTCGCGGGCACGTGCCTGGTGAGCAACCAGGTGGCCTTGAGCGACCCGTGGCGGGACGGGGCGGAGATGGGGATGAGCGCCGGGCGGGTCTTGCCGCCGCACAGCCCGCACCTCGGCGATGCTACGGTCCACAACGACGCGCAGATGGTTAGCCACGACTTGTACGGCGTGCAGCCCTCGGCCAGCCCGGGCGGCCTGTGGGAACTGATGGGATACGCCCCGGCCTACGAGGAGATTGCCAACTTCGTGGGCCTGAACTGGGCGCAGGACTTGCGTGCGTACCAGGGCGAGTACAAGGGCGGTGCCATCCACGTGGAAGCGGAGTATGCGATCCTTCTCACGCGGGCGAACCACCCGGTGGTTCGGCGATACCTGCCCATCCTATGGAGCATTGAGTAGTGCAGTGAGACTCTACGCAGAGCGCCGCCCATCCGAGCGGCGCTCTGTTTGTTTCTAGCCCACGACGGCAAGCACGCGGCCCTGCCTGGGCGGTACAGGCACGCCGCTCAGGAGGGAGCCGCTGGCGCGGAACTCCTCGCCGCTCCACACGTCCTTGACCGTGAGGTTCTGGCCCCATGTGGCATCCAGTTGCAGCGCGACTGGGCGGGGAGAGCGGCTGGCGTTGAGCATGATGATCATCGTCTCAGCATCCAGCCTGCGCGCGAACGCGTACACGTCGTCGCGCGCCAGGAGCGGGAGGAAATCGCCGCGTCGTAGCGCGGGGTGCGACTTCCGCAGCGCCACGCACTGCTTGACATAATCGCGCAGGCTGTGATTCCACTTCACTTCGTCCCACGGGAACGCGCGGCGGCAGTCGGGGTCGTGGCCGCCTTCCATGCCGATCTCATCGCCGTAGTAGATGCAGGGCGCGCCAGGGTAGGTCATCTGGAACAGGATGGCCAGGCGCAGGGCCGACTCATCGCCGCGGGCAAGGGTAAGGAATCGCGGCGTGTCGTGGCTATCCAGAAGGTTCAACTGGGCGAAATTGACTTCGGGATGGTAGAGGCCGAGGATACGGTCAATCTCCGCCGCGAACTCGGCCAGCGAGCGCGGACGCAAATCTCGGTAACTCCATACCTGCTGCGCCATGCCTACATTCAGGGCGTTGCCCGCGAAGTAGGATAGGCAAGCCTTGGTGAAGAGGTAGTTCATCACGGCGTCAAACTGGTCGCCCTGGAGCCAGCGCTGGGATTCGTGCCATATCTCGCCGACGATGTAGGCGTCGGGGTTGATGGCCTTGACCCTGCGGCGAAACTCCTGCCAGAAAGCGTCGTCGTTGATCTCGGTCGGCACGTCCAGACGCCAGCCGTCTATCCCCTGCCGAATCCAGTGCTCGGCCACGCCGAAGATGAACTCGCGGACGGCAGGCGTGTCGGTGTTGAACTTGGGCAGCGCGCGCAGTCCCGCCCAGGCCACGTAGTTGGGCGGACGCTTGGGGTCGTAGGCGTGCAGGGGGTAGCCTTTGATGTGAAACCAGTCCACGTAGGGCGAGGCGGGGCCGTTCTCCAGGATGTGGTTGAACTGGAAGAACCCTCTGCTGGCGTGGTTGAAGACTCCATCCAGCACGATGCGAATGCCTCGGCGATGGGCCTGCTCCAGGAGCGTGGCCAGGGCAGCATTGCCGCCGAGGATGGGGTCCACGTTGTAGTAATCGTGGGTGTGGTATCGGTGATTGGCCGTGGACTGGAAGATGGGCGTGAAGTAGATGGCCGTGATGCCCAGATCCGACAAGTAGTCCAGCCGTTCGGCCACGCCTATCAGGTCGCCGCCCTTGAATCCGTACACGGTGGGCGGCGAATCCCACGGCTCCAGGTTGGACGGCTTGCGCACCAAGGGGCTGGTGGCAAACCGATCTGGGAAAATCTGGTAGAAAACGGCATCTTTGACCCAGTCGGGCGTATGAATCTCACCCATGCCTTACACTCCATCTCGCCAGGTTTTGGCAATGAGCCGCCTGGTTTCGGCGATGACTTCTTCCAGGTACGGCAGGTAGCGGGGCCTCAATTCCACCACCAGCAGGCCGTCGTAGCCCGCGGCCTTCAGGATATCCAGGACCGCTGCCAGGGGTATCCGTCCCCATCCCGGCGGCATGTGATTGTCGGCCTCGCCGAACACGAGCCTGTCGCCCAGCGATTCGTTCATGTCGTCGGTGATGCCGAAGTTGTCGTGGAAATGCAAATGGTTCACCCAGGGCGCGCAGGTCCGGATGGCGGCCAGGTAGTCAGGGTCCGGCCAGTACGGAGCGGCCAAGAACGCATGGGCCACGTCCAGACAGATGCCCACGTTGGGGAGGCTCACCGCTTCCATCTGCTGGGCGAGCAGGTCCAGGCGCATGCCCTGGTGGTAGTGGGCGAGTTCGGCGGCGGGTTTGCCGTGCATGGCGAGGGCGGAGATTTCCCACTGGTGGGGGTCTCGGTTCTCTACCGCGAGGATTACCCCCATGTCCGCGGCGCGGCGGCCCACCGCGATCAGCGCCTCCGTCTCCCGCTCCCACATCTCGCGGAGTTCGTCCTCGGACGGGAGCGGCGCGAGGTGCCGATAGGGGGCGTGCAGCGCGATCTGCGCGCTGTGGTACACGACGCGTCGGGCGCCCAGGGCCTCGGCAAGGCCCAGGATGGCGTTCATGACCTGATAGTGCCGTTCGTTGCGGATGAGGCTGAGGTTGTTGGGGCAGTGGAGCGTTACGTTCAGGCCGTGCGCGGCCAGAATCTCGCGAACGCGCCTGGCCTCGGATTCAATCAGGACGCCGCCGCGAATCGCGTTGAGACCAGGGACGGAAATCTCTACGGTGTCAAAACCACAGGCTTTGTACTTCTGGAGCAGGCCCTCCAGAACCGAGGTCTGCCCGTCTATGTACTCGTGATCTGCGTTGATCCCGATGCCACGAATCACCGGAAGGCTCCTTGTCAACAATGATTGCGAGACGCCTTGCGCATTCTAGGCGACGGGGCGCGATTGTCAAATGGAAGGGGTGCGCGACATCTGGCGCAGGTGGCGGGGGTAGTGGTTCTTCACGGTGTCTCCGACGCGGAAACCCCAGCCCAGCGGGAACTCGCCCGCGCCGACCAGCACCCAGCCGGGCTCCCCAGCGGCTATGAGCGGTTCGCCGCGGAGGTAGCGTGCCGTGTCCTCGCCGTCGGGCGGGAGCGACAACCGCCGACGCGCGTCGGACATGGCCAGCCCCAGCGCCAGGGCGTGGCTCGGAACGAGGCGGCTTTCTCGCAACAAGCCCACATGCCAGCCGGGCCACAGGGCGCGCAGGCCCACAGGCGCGGGCATACCGTCTGCCACCAGGAAGACGCGGTGGCCGTCGCGGATGACCGTGCCTGGAAGATCTTGCGCCAGGGCCTCGGCGGTGAAGTCGCGGAAGGCGCGCGCGGCGGCGGGGTCTTCTCGCGCGGCGGCGCGGCGCGGGGGCGGCCCGGGTTCGTCCGTGCGGCGCATTAGGGCGATGAAGTGGCCGTCGCCACGGACGCGGTGAGGCCAAAGCCTGGCAGCGTGTTCCAGCGGGAGGCGGCAGCCTTCGGGCAGGGAACACCATTCGCGCCGCCCGCGTTCCGCCACGCCAGGGAGGTGCGCGGGTATCAATTCGTAGTTCGGGTGGGCGAGCAGGAAGCGCGCTACCACGTCTTCGTTCTCTTCGGGGCTGAAGGTGCAGGTGGAATAGACGAGGATTCCACCCCCTGCCACCATCTCGGCGGCGCGGTTCAGGATCAGGAGTTGCCGCCGCGCGCAGCCGGCCACCGTCTTCGGCGACCAGGCCAGGCGCGCCTGGGCACTGCGCCGAAACATGCCTTCCTCGGAGCAGGGGGCGTCTGCGAGGACGCGGTCAAAGAACCCGGGCAGAGCGGCGGCCAGGCGTTCTGGCGCATCCGACGCGACGACGGTGTTGCGCGCGCCGAACCGCGCCAGGTTC comes from the Chloroflexota bacterium genome and includes:
- a CDS encoding alpha-glucosidase C-terminal domain-containing protein, giving the protein MGEIHTPDWVKDAVFYQIFPDRFATSPLVRKPSNLEPWDSPPTVYGFKGGDLIGVAERLDYLSDLGITAIYFTPIFQSTANHRYHTHDYYNVDPILGGNAALATLLEQAHRRGIRIVLDGVFNHASRGFFQFNHILENGPASPYVDWFHIKGYPLHAYDPKRPPNYVAWAGLRALPKFNTDTPAVREFIFGVAEHWIRQGIDGWRLDVPTEINDDAFWQEFRRRVKAINPDAYIVGEIWHESQRWLQGDQFDAVMNYLFTKACLSYFAGNALNVGMAQQVWSYRDLRPRSLAEFAAEIDRILGLYHPEVNFAQLNLLDSHDTPRFLTLARGDESALRLAILFQMTYPGAPCIYYGDEIGMEGGHDPDCRRAFPWDEVKWNHSLRDYVKQCVALRKSHPALRRGDFLPLLARDDVYAFARRLDAETMIIMLNASRSPRPVALQLDATWGQNLTVKDVWSGEEFRASGSLLSGVPVPPRQGRVLAVVG
- a CDS encoding sugar phosphate isomerase/epimerase, which codes for MIRGIGINADHEYIDGQTSVLEGLLQKYKACGFDTVEISVPGLNAIRGGVLIESEARRVREILAAHGLNVTLHCPNNLSLIRNERHYQVMNAILGLAEALGARRVVYHSAQIALHAPYRHLAPLPSEDELREMWERETEALIAVGRRAADMGVILAVENRDPHQWEISALAMHGKPAAELAHYHQGMRLDLLAQQMEAVSLPNVGICLDVAHAFLAAPYWPDPDYLAAIRTCAPWVNHLHFHDNFGITDDMNESLGDRLVFGEADNHMPPGWGRIPLAAVLDILKAAGYDGLLVVELRPRYLPYLEEVIAETRRLIAKTWRDGV
- a CDS encoding RsmF rRNA methyltransferase first C-terminal domain-containing protein; protein product: MPDIPAAFLERMQALLGAEFAEFRDALDDPSPIGLRINLLKITPQAFQALTRWRLDPVPWCSAGYYLQEADVRAGKHPYHWAGLYYLQEPSAMAAVEALSPQPGERILDLCAAPGGKATQIAARLQGRGLLVANDPVRSRAGILAENLARFGARNTVVASDAPERLAAALPGFFDRVLADAPCSEEGMFRRSAQARLAWSPKTVAGCARRQLLILNRAAEMVAGGGILVYSTCTFSPEENEDVVARFLLAHPNYELIPAHLPGVAERGRREWCSLPEGCRLPLEHAARLWPHRVRGDGHFIALMRRTDEPGPPPRRAAAREDPAAARAFRDFTAEALAQDLPGTVIRDGHRVFLVADGMPAPVGLRALWPGWHVGLLRESRLVPSHALALGLAMSDARRRLSLPPDGEDTARYLRGEPLIAAGEPGWVLVGAGEFPLGWGFRVGDTVKNHYPRHLRQMSRTPSI